CAGACTTTTGTACACTTCGTGCAAAATGTTTTTTAAAGCGAACTCATTTGAGTTCGCTTTTTCTTTGCTGATATACTGTTACGTCTCATCGTTTGTGCGCTAGCCCAACAGGGCTGTCTCGGCTACAGGAGTGAAAAGTTTTTCCGTTATCAGAGAAGAGTATAGCAAAAAAAAGCAGACTCATGTTTTGAGTCTGCTTTTTTTACTATTGTACCTGAATGTATGAGGTAACGGATCTAACCTTGGGGACAGCTCTGGCGTGTTGAATGATTTTTTGTTTCTCTTTTGTTGTTCCTACAATGCCTGTGAGGATAATGTTACATTGCACAACATCAGTAGAAACATTGGTTGACCAGATTTCTTTGTCGCCAATTAGTGCTTTTTTGAGTTGAGCATTCATGGTCAGGTTGTCTGTTGTTCCACAAAAATCTTGTTCATTTTTGAGAAGCAGATATGGCACAACTTCTTGAACGCCTTTTGTG
This sequence is a window from Halodesulfovibrio aestuarii DSM 17919 = ATCC 29578. Protein-coding genes within it:
- a CDS encoding BON domain-containing protein; this encodes MLKKLLCVTVVLTLCYTLSGCAVYNAAVDERNISEQYSDTVITTTILKKMVKSKTISALDVSVNTFNGKVYLVGEVDSLAQRNTAISTARNTKGVQEVVPYLLLKNEQDFCGTTDNLTMNAQLKKALIGDKEIWSTNVSTDVVQCNIILTGIVGTTKEKQKIIQHARAVPKVRSVTSYIQVQ